In Candidatus Eisenbacteria bacterium, the genomic window GGGAGCGGAGGGGGACGGCGAGGCGCGCATCGACGTCTGGGAGCCGCACAAGAGGCTTCGCCTCGTCTACCTCCCCTTCGAGGGAGCTCCGCCGATGCCGGAGGGCGGGGCGGTGGTCGAGGAGTTCACGCTCGAGGACCGCGGGGATTCGACGGTTCTTCGGCTCGTCCACTCGGGGATACCGGCCTCGCCCGAATGGGACGGCTTCTTCAAGGGGACCGACGTGGGTTGGGAGGACTACCTCGAGTATCTCCGCGATCTGCTCGAGGTCGGCGATGACGAGGAGTTCCCGGAAGCGGACGCGGGAACCGAGTTCCGTTCCGCGGGAACGTCTCGGAGACGAAAAGGAGATGGGAAGGGCGACTAGTCCCAACCCGACGGAAACTCGTCCGGTGTTTTCTCGACCGGGGCAAAGGGGTGCCGGCTCAGACACGCCTCGCGAAGGCCCAATGAGATGCGGGAGCCGAGGCGGATCCGGTTGGGCCGGCACGAGCCGCAAAGGAGGTTCCGATGACGCCGGTTTCGATGAACTATCTCGCGGTTCTCGTCGGCGCGATCGCGAGCGTCGCGATCGGCGCGATCTGGTACCAACCCGCCCTCTTCGGGAACGCGTGGATGCGCGCGATCGGCAAGTCGAAGGAGGAGATCGAGAAGAGCTTCGGCCCATCGAAGATCCTCTGGGCGTTCATCTGCGGGTTCTTCATCAGCTACACGATGGCGAGGCTTCTCTGCTGGACCGGGATGAACACGCTCGGCGGCGGCGTCCTCATCGGTCTTCTCGCGGGGGTCGGGCTCATTGGCGCGACCCTGCTCGTCGATGACCTGTTCGAGGGGCGCCCGCGCCCGCTCTTCTACATCTATTGGCTGCATCACTTGGTCGAGCTCGTCGTGATCGGCGCGATCCTGGGGGCGTGGATGTAGTGTGGCCTGGATGATCTACTCCGTCAGCTTGACCTTGTAGAGGAACGAGCGGCCGGTCTGTGTGGCGCACGGGACCGCGGATCCGGGCGCCGCGGCGCCCACGAGGCGGCCGGTGACGTTCGAGCTGCTATAGCTCTCGATGAAGAAGCTAAGAAGCTTCGCGACGACGACCTTCTTTCGTCCCGGTCCCGCTGCGGTGACCCCGATCGAGGGGTCCATGAGAGGGATCGTGACGATCCGGGGGCTTCTCAAGTAGGCGGAGTCGACGACCTTCTTGTTCAAGCTGTGCCAGCGCGCCTTCGGGTCGAGCGCATAGAGGACGTCGAGCCCCTGCTTCGTCGGTCCGCTCATGCTTCCCGGCTCGATCTGGAGCATGTCTCCCGGCTCGACGACGAAGGATGGGTCGGGACACCCTCCGATCCATTCCCGATAGCGGTTCGCCCCCTCGCCCGGGTTTCCCTTCCCGACGGGAGGGTAGTCGACGGCGTAGTAGTATGAGGGGACCATGCTCTGGCTCGCCGAGCGGATCTTGATCGTGACCTGGACGCCGAGGTCGTCCGGAAGCCGATATCCGGTGAGCTTCGGATCGTAGTACTCGCTCTTGTTCGTCGTCTTGTTCGGGTCGTACTTGTTGTTCTTGTTCGCGTCGTGCCAGCGGTCGGGGGGCGCCCAGGGCTTCGGACAGTTCGTACCACAAACATCGATGTACGAAGCGGAGGCGG contains:
- a CDS encoding SRPBCC domain-containing protein → MAERSSATRSHEHTIEIRTPVRFVWRALTDPKMLTRWFVEEAEIEPRKDGRFWVSWGAEGDGEARIDVWEPHKRLRLVYLPFEGAPPMPEGGAVVEEFTLEDRGDSTVLRLVHSGIPASPEWDGFFKGTDVGWEDYLEYLRDLLEVGDDEEFPEADAGTEFRSAGTSRRRKGDGKGD
- a CDS encoding DUF1761 domain-containing protein, whose protein sequence is MTPVSMNYLAVLVGAIASVAIGAIWYQPALFGNAWMRAIGKSKEEIEKSFGPSKILWAFICGFFISYTMARLLCWTGMNTLGGGVLIGLLAGVGLIGATLLVDDLFEGRPRPLFYIYWLHHLVELVVIGAILGAWM